AATCTCCAGGTCTGGTCTGGGAGCCTTAGAAATAGTACAAGTTGCTTCAGTAGAACCAAAGACAAGAAAACAGTTTAAGGAATGTAATGTGCATTGGCCATTGTCATTCCATGAGGATAAAAGGTAGGTCTATTGCCTCTGAGAAaagatgaagtacatgtacagagcTCAGTGCACCTGTTGACAATGTGACACTGTTGGCAACAAAGACAGAGCTCAGTGCAACCTGATTACCTTATGTCCatatgattgtgactttgtctctaaATTTCCGCAACAAAGACAGAGCTCAGcgctcaagtacatgtacagcttCAAGATGATGTTATGgctgactgacattgtctttttCTTATTCTTGTTGCAGACTTGAGCGGATACTGAATAGGGATTTCTTCTCTCAAGATGAGATTCTCAAGATTGAGAATCATGCTAAAAAGGCATTAGAAGCAGCTATGGCAGCAAAAGACAAAGGAGAGGAACCCGTTGGTGCAGTGATCGTGGATCCGTTAGCTGATGAGGTCGTGGCTGTGTCCCATTCTCTGTGCAGTCGGCATCCCCTTCATCACGCTGTGATGGTTGCCATAGACTTGGTTGGGAAGAGTCAGGGTGGCGGCACCTATTCTTACAAAGGTAAAAATCTTGAAAGTATTGGCTGACAGGATTTATGGTTTATGCAAAATCTGCTTCGAGCCAAGATGCCAGGTCAAAACTTTTATTTTACTCATGTCTGAGTCAACTTTTCTCCGCTGCTTAATAACTGggatgtttttcttttcagattccTATCTATACAGTAGAAGTGCTCCTCCTCTCAAACGTGATGATAAAAGTGGGCCGTATTTGTGTACAGGTTACGATCTCTATGTGACCAGGGAACCCTGTGTAATGTGAGTAGGGCATGGTTTTGACAACACTCTAAGTTATTTTAATGAGGTTTTCATTAAGGTATTCAATGTTGACCTACAGTACAATATTTACTAACAAGTTTTCATCTTTCCTTTTCTAGGTGTGCCATGGCTCTCGTCCACTCGAGGATGAACCGGGTCTTCTACGTTTCTCGACAATGCAATGGTGCTCTTGGATCAAGATACAAATTACATGTGAATAAAGGACTCAATCATCATTATGAAGTGTTTAGAATCAAAGGACTAGCGGATGATTCGATCAGGAAAAGCTGATGAAATCAATAGTTTTACATGCACAGGACTCAATATGCTGTTTTCAAATGACTTGATATGGAATTTATACAGCCTGCTTGATTGTCCACTTTCTCACCATACTACAGTATGAAATACGAGTAGCTCACAGGGCTAATATTTTGACATATAAATGCATTTTTTACACTTAATTCTGATGTTATTTTTCTGATTGAGATCATCTTGGGGTGGAAACTCCAAAATGACGAAAGTTCATCTCCCATGGCATCCAGCAATTCCAAGATGATTCCTCAAGTCATTCAGCCCAATGTGGCCCATGTCTTCAGTAAATGTGCACTTGACACTCGCTCcaatcatggaccagccgttcATTTGCCATTTTATGGATGTCCGTGCAATTACTATCCATTTGGTATGAAAGAATTAAATAAACATTCCATAATTTGATTACTGTTTTATTAAAAAGCTCTAGCAAAGAGtacgcatacatgtatatcggtttcaaaattaagaaaatatTCAAAGTTCACTAAAAGTACATAACATACAAAATGAACAACTTCTAAAATTCACCTCCATGCTGTAAAATTGTAAATGATGCCATGGGGCAACTGAAGGGAAACATCAAAAATTCAACCCCTGAATGGCACCTTAAAAGTTTAAGTTAGTTCCAACAAGAAAGTGTGATGGTGGCCCAGTCCAGGGGGTCATCTACtttcacagtacatgtacagattcatacatgtacttaggtTCTACAAGAAAGACATTACATCACATGATGCAAAACCACATTACTCCTCACTATTTGGCAAGTCATATAAGTTCCACTGCCTTGATGATAAAAAGGAAAGAATTATTCCTCAGATACATAACCAAGATGCAATCTGCATCAAGTCATTTCATGTCCTTGTGTTCAAAGAGAACTTTCCGGCAATCCTTCTGTATGAATTTGTTCCGATGAGCCTTCAAACAAACTTTCAGAACAGCCCTCTCCTGATGGAGAAATATCGAAGGAAGCATTTCCAAATTCGAATGGTTGTACCTCACATTGTTCAGTTTGTGGAACACTATCAAGACCATTTCCGTTTGCAAAGGAGTCCCCTTTAGATGGGACAATGATATGTCCGTTCTGAACTGATTCCTCCGAATTAACCACTTTTGGAGGATCATCACAGCAATCTATGTCGTCTTCTGGTTGAACATCGATTTCTTTAGCGGCttggtgaaaattttcaaagtccttGGACTGAAATAAGAAACAGATCACATACATCTTGATTTATTGAGATGTGCATGATGCccaagcatcaaaacatgattGATAACACAGAAAAGATTTGGAGGATTGCAGATactgaaatttgtattcagtatACTGTATGCATTTCTATCAGTTAATCCCACTAATATTTTCACGTTAAGTCTTGACATCACATGGTTTTTGATAACACAGCCCTTGTGTACACTCACCATCAAATCATTGAATCGTTCCTCAGAACATCGAATGAAGGAATCCAACTTCTGTTGAAAAATTTTACACTGGACCCTTGCCTCTAACCGAGCTTGGATGAATGCCTCTTTCTCTGCTTGTGACTGAGTTCGTTCCATAGACTCCAGGGAAACTGAAAAGTAATTGGAGAATCAGTGACTATACAATATTTCAGGAAGAAAACACTAGGCGTTGAGAGATTTTAAAAGGCTTTAACTTGTGAGTGCTCGACATCAAGCACAATATTGACTACATTTGGCAAGGTGAATGTCCATATGTTTTGCTAAAAGCTTATGTCAGCTAGCTTGGGCCAGGAGAACTTATCAATAGCAAAATTGTCAAATAACAAAAAATAATATTTATTACTATTTATCCATACTTTTAAAATGACATATCAAAAGTATTTCATACCTGGATCTATCTTCAACTGGATCAATTTTTCAACACACAGATCACTGGAAAAAAGAAACCATTTAAAATAGCACTGTCGGTACTGAAACTGATTTACCATTCAACTTGGCTTATCAAAGATTTACAAGGGTATCATTCTGATTCACTTACAAGTAAGACATGTATATGAAGAACAGTCactcaaaattaatttttctaTCACAACTGCAgctgaaaattgtgaaaaatagcTACAAATCTAAAGGAATGTTGTAGTAATGATTAAATACTTACAGCCTCTCCTGCAGCCTCTCGTTCTCTTTCATATAAAATCGTTCTTTCTTTTCCAATGTTTCTAAAAGATAGAATGCATTGGGTATTATTACACCAGGCAGTGCACTGCCACTGAGATTATAAATTTAAACCAACACACGAATAGAGACAAATTTCTTGACATTGGGCAAATGTGTCCACCGATACATAGTTCAGTTGTGATAAGTTATAACTTCAATGATTCTGTGAGACACTTTTTCTGTGCCTTGGCAATCAGTTTTATTCTTTTATAGTACAGTTTATTCACATTTGAATCATCTCATGCTCCTTAATGGCAAACAATGGGATTAGATCACACAAGGAAATAATTTCACTTACCATTGAAATACTTTTCTTTAGCTTCCAATTCTTCTCTCAGctcaaaatgttcatgttcaaCTTCATTAAATCGAccctgtgaaaaaaataatgaCAGAACTATTCAGCACAAAAAATTCGTAATTTAAGTCTGTTCTAGTATTTCTACAAATACTTGTACTGATAAAAGTCACACAAATATTACTGGGTTTAGAGCATAGTGTAAGCTTACCGTTGTTTCTGAGAGGGACGTTTCAAGGTCGTGTATCCTCATGGAAGATTCCATCAACTTGGCTTCAAGGTGGGCATTTTTCTGGATAAGTTCTTCCTCAGACTTTTTCAGATCAGAATACCTGGGAGAAAAGACGAGTGATTTCAATTGACACTGCCTGAGGCTGCCAATGAAAGAATCTGCAGTCAAGTAAAAAAACTGGAGTAAATGACTGCCACTAAATTTTGGCAtctgtttttcttttttttactcAGGGTCTTTTTACTCTGTACCTTTATCTCTACCAAGGTAATAATAATCGACCTTGCATCTTTTTTACAATCGAGTTCATCATAAACTATAACAGCAGTTTAAAGCCAAGAATCATTGAGATCAAGGTTGTATGACTGTGACAGATGAGAGAACATTCAGCAGTTCAGCTTAAGTTAATCTTACCTTCGGATTCCTCTGTTATAACCTCCATACTGCGGCTTACTGCTGTCACTGGCAGGCTTGACATTCCTTCTGGAAGCAGGACCACTGAATGTTGCTGATCTGGTCAACGGTTTCTTGTTTTTCTCAGGCACACGTTTATCTACATTTGTGTCGCCCATTTCTTGAACGGACTGAAGCTTCTGTAATTTTCTCACACCATCTCTTTTTTGAGTGTTAACTGCAAAGTCcttttttgaattcaaatcctcGGCTATTGTAACAGCATCAGGCGTGGATGTATCTGGCGTGGgattttctttattttccgTCATGTCACTAATGTCTAAAGAAAGACTTTGAATATCTGATAAGATTGAACTGTCATTATGTCCTTTGTTATTTTTAGTCTCATCTCCACCTGCATCAAATACCATCTCAACAGTAACGCCATTGCCCACTGCCACTGACACAACTTCTTCTTTGTCTACATTCTTGAGGGCATTGTCGGTCTTTGGAGATTCCCTTTTAGTACCATCTTTAAAATCTAACTTGAGGCTAACATGACGTCTATTGCCTTCAATATTTGTGGCATCTTTTAGGCCCTTCTGTTTATGACCTGTTGTCTTTGCAAATGCAACATCGTAATCAGCGTTCTTCCGCTTCAAAATGGACTTTGGAGTTTTCCATAATCTGCCTTTCCATCCAGGACCAGGAGTTAGAGTACCTCGCTTCCCTGAAACTACTCTTGGTTGCTGAGATTTACCACGTAAGCCAGCGGCAAATGATGCCTGCGAATTCGCTAAGGAAGGTGCAGCTTTCTTTGCATCTTTTTTCTCACTAATCTCAGCAATTTCAGCCTTCTTTGAAGCACTTTTTAAAGATTTTGGATTGGGCTTCACACTAAAGAAGCGCTTTTTAGTCAGAATTGGAATACCACGCCGACTTTTGAcacaattttctttttcttccattCTTCATGTATCAAATAAACTTATTCTCTTAAAAATCGGTGATCAATGTAGGCAAAAACTTGGGTGTTTTTGATCAATAACAAAAGtaaagaaattgaaagaaaccgCAATTTGCACTGTTGCATTGTGGGCTGGGGAATCCCTTTTGAGCCTCGTTCGCATTTTATCTATAAATAGTCCCAGCCGAGGGAATTCCATCCACATCAAAGGGATTTCCCAAAGTGAGAAGTTGAGTGAAGTTTTAGCTCCAACAAAAGTATATATTTCAGGATGGCTTATTCAGGGCATGCTCTACCTGGCGGTGCTATTTACGAGATAGCTAACCCTGTAAGTATATGTGCTATTCCCTATTTGATTTTGACTTTCTGACACTTGCTGACACTAtctgaaattgattttgaactgtctgaaaattgatattttttcacTCACTTCCTGACCCTTAGTTCCTATACACTCGACATGCTAGTACAGCTAGACATGCAATCATGCAGAGGACAGTAGgtatacatcatgacatgttaGCCTATATGACTTTTTCATCCTTTCCAAGGATAGGGGTTAGAATTTAGTTGGCAAGCCCAAGTTGGTGCGTACAAGGCCGGGCTTCAAGGTGAAGGTACAACCTGTGCATGCCTGGCTGGCTATAGTTAGTTGCAAGCACtgggcatggggggggggggagggagaCCTACATATCCTGGTCAAGGTCTCTCTTGAATGTATTTGCCACAAAACTGAAAATCACAATCTCCTCGATGTCCTGCCATCCTGGGCTGACCCagctttgttttttttatcgttctttctcctagactagttgcatTGGATCTCTTTCCATTACATTACACTGTAAAAATCTACTTGGGCTTAATCCTAACACTGAATCATACCACATACTTTATTTCTTCCATCCAGCATATGCCATACAGTGGTCCAGTGCGAGGACCTTTGATCCATGGATCCATGATCTTTATCCGAGGACACATTCAACAGGGATGCAGCCGGTAAATACTATGTCCATTACTACATGAACCATCAGTTTGTGTGATTTGCAAGTGGCCCCCCGGCATCTGTCAACTCAACTCTTCTATCGCACAAAAGTTTTCCTTGAACTGTAAAGAAATGTTGTTCATTTGAATCAGTTCATTATTCCAGAATGGTGATCAACCTGGAAGCGGCCAACGGAGACATTGTCCTCCACATCAACCCCAGGTTCAATGATGGCGCGATCGTACGCAACACATGCCAAGGTAACTGGGGCGGAGAGGAGAGAAGTGGGGGCATGCCACTTCAGCAAGGAGGCCAGTTTGAGTGCATCATCTTGGTGCAGGAGGGTCATTACAAGGTAAGTTTATCATACAAGCGATTGATCTCTACAGTCTTAGAAAAAAGCACAGTATTGGTCATTTAGCTATAGAGGGGCTTCCGAACTGTGTATGTGACATAGGCTGACATTGCAGGTATCAACTAAAATTACCTTTTCAGATTGCATTCAATGGCCAGCACTTCACCGACTATCATCACCGCATGGCAAAGGAGTCTGTAACTTTACTCAAGGTTGATGGAGATCTTCGCCTGAACAATATCACATTCCAAGGGGTTCCCGTAAGTATTTCGAAATGCCGCCGAAAAATGCCATGGAATTTCTCTACCCAATGCCAACTGTTATTTTTGCATTTGTTGCAAGTTGAAATACATTTGATAAACCAGCACCTGCTGTCAAGTGAACATCACTCTTAGCCAGTGTCTGTGTCACAGTTATTTTCAAAGAAGACAAAGAAAGTTAAGTGAAAGTTGGTTAGAAACACAAGGATTTGTGCTGCTAATCTTGGTATCCTCTTGCAAGAGTTCTTGTTTGGAGAGATTCCTTGGCAGCTTTCTTCTTCTCCACATCATCCTTTGTCCAAATCAGACATTGTCCCCCAGTCCAATCCTTACAGGGCCTTCTGTATGTTTGTTACAAGACGACAGACTCCTTTGTTCATAGAAATCACACATGGAATAGGAATGCACTTAAGTTAGAAATCCATTACCTTATCAGCAGATCTGCTCCCTCTATCTTTTTCCTACTCAAAGTTACATTTTAGGTCtaataaatttgttttcagtCCATGTAGTGAGGAAGGTATCGAGAATTGTGAGCACGCCAGTTGTTATACAACGTATTGAGTTGTTTCAAACTGAACACAGATTTTGTGCTATGACTCTGACCAAGGAAAAGCCAAGTCTTACCATTTAGCTTTACTCGTTACCTCGATCCTTCCCTCAATGTTTTTTTAGCAACCTCCTCCTTACATGGGAGCTCCAGATCCTTATGCCCGGATGTGCAAGATGCCAGAGCCAAGTCCGGGAGTACCAGGGTTTCCATATGCCATGGGGAAAGTTGCCCCACCAGAGAATCCACCAGTGAGTAGGGAATGATCAATTTTGAATGCTGACTAACATTTTCTTTCCTAAAGTAgctaattttctttttttagctAATTTACTTTCTTGCAGTGTAACTAACAAGTTTTACTTTTGCtaataaaaacacattttgattttggCAGAGGAACAAGGATTCTTGATTTGAAACGCCTAACAAATATTATGTAGTAGGACTGCATGCGTCAACACTGCTTCAGCCTATGCTCCTATTACTTTGCGTCTTTTCGTACATTTTTTAGAaatatcattataaattttAAATGGAGAAATTGAACTAGATTTTGTCATTTCTAATCAAGCTATAGGCCCCTAATGTCCAAGTGTTGTGTCTATCTTGTTTGACTAGTCTCTCGGTAGATTGTATCTGTCTAATTATCAAGTAATCTTTAATTTAGTCACTTGCGTGATACTTTGCAAGCTTAGTCATGAGGTATGGAAGTGATAATCAAGCATATCAAGTCTATTAGTACTTATATAACTACATGGACAACTGATAAATATGAAGTTCATATCCTAATCCCTAAGGAACTTTATGTAATTCTGTCTGCGGGTAACTTTTGTTAGCCACAAGTTTGATTACAAGTGTAAACGTGCCAGGACCTGGCAGGTATGGCCATTTAAACAAACTGGACCACAGGGCATAGATATTCATTCTCTTTGTCTTAATGATCAGGAATAAGGAATATGTAATATGGCATAAGAAATCATCATCAAAGCCTTTGATGGGTAAAGTGGCCATGATCAAGTCAGTCATGCCATTTATCATAATAGCCTAGCTGAAGGCATACTATGTATTTTGTGATATGATATAACATGTTACATGTCACCTAGGTGCCTTTTGTGGGGGTCTCTCTTGTAGGTGTCTTATCTTATCTTAGTCATTAAGTTAAGATTAGTTATTTTGATTATACACGGCATAATATGGAATGAAGTTATGGTGTGATGTAGGTGCAATCATACATAGTTTGTGATAATTACCTGGGCTTGAACCTGCTAACGTGGCACAACCAGTTAGCACTCTGCCTAGCCATGCATGCGGCAATCTTGTATTAAGATTCCAATCAATGGCAGTTCGTATATGTTAAAAAACTTAAGCCAGTCTCTTTAACCAGCACTAACTTGACTTACACTGCACTAACAGCAAGTTTCTTCTTGTTTTGATAGACTTGGTGGTGCAACAAACTGTCCCTGCTAGAACTGATGTTGAACTGATGAACTGAAATGAAACCCAAAGGTCCTGTGCATTTGGACTGGTGGACAGTTTGCCTTTAAAGACTCAACCATTATATTCTGAAGTTGAATTATCAGAATATGTATTGTACCATTTAGACCGAGTCATAAATAACTACAGACATTTAATCAAATAAATATACCACTACACCATATCTGCTAGATGCCTGGTCAGGTGATGTTTCTGCACAGTGGGCATGTGAATATCTTATTATTATCAATGACAGCTCAGTTTCAAATTATGTGGGTGTGAAAGGTGTCATCCTGACCAACAACATTTCCATTTCCTCTCGTAGTGATAGCAAATCCTAACTGTCACCTTCTCTCCACAGCAATATGGGGTGCCATCCTATGGTACTCCAGCTGGCCAGGTACCACAACCGGGTGGCTATGCTCCTCCTCCATCAGGGGGCTATGctcctccatcatgtccatcgggTGGCTATGCACCTCCATCAAAGGGTGGATATGCTCCTCCATCAGGTGGCTATGcgcctccatcatgtccatcaggtGGCTATGCACCTCCATCAAAGGGTGGATATGCTCCTCCGTCAGAGGTTGGAAACACTCCTCCATCAAAGGGTGGATATGCTCCTCCATCACAGCCTCCTTACCAACCTCCAGTGAGTAGACCTTCTGTTCACAATCCATCTTTAGATATAGTAGATTCCCAAAATAGCCTTGTTTGCGCATATCTGGTTTTTGAGGCTACCAGTCTTGTCTTCAAGTGGCAAAGCTATTTTTCAATTCATAACAAAACTAACATCACATGATGTTGTGAGGACAGCAGTTGGAATGACTAGCTGCAATTTCTTGCAAATATATCAACAGCCACACAAAACTTGACAAGTCAATGTGACACAAAGTGATATGACAATATCGCTGTTATCTGGACAATGCCTTATGATAACATACCAGTCACCAAATGTACAAGattttgatattattcaaaTGATTGTGAAAACTGTTCCCTTTTCAGCTTCAACTACTTCACTACTAATAACGTGTAATAAAATTACTTTGTTGATAATTGCGGCATTGTACAAAGGTGTCTTAACCACCTCATCCTCTCCGTGCACAGACCTAGCCAATAGAATCCCGGAAGGAGTAGCCTGAAACTCCTGAGTTACTGATATTTTTTCCAACCTAGGGTTATGGTCCAGCACCTGTGCCAGGCAAGCCAGGACCAGGTGGACCGCCGATTTACAACCCTGTAAGTAAAACTCTTTTTCTGTAGTTGCTATTACATTCAACGGTcccaaaaatgtgaataaagatTGTAAAGAAACTTTTAAAAGGTAGTTGTCTGAGAGAAGGCATAAATACTAGGAGTGAATAATTAAATTCTTGATAAAACTCTTATACTACCTAAGGTTTGGATCATGATCTATTAGCTTTAGTACATATTGGGGCCTAATGGTTTAATGATTTGATTTACTCCAGCCTGTACCATTCTTGGGCAATCTATCTGGCGGTATGCATGCTGGCCGTGATGTTCACATCAGTGGTATCCCCAACCATGGAGCTCAAAGGTAAATAGATAGGCTACTCATTTCAAAATGAGTGTCTAGTGATATACTTATAATAGCTATTCTCCAGGAATTCTGTGGAAGCCAAAGTACCTTGAGGCCAGCATTCAGGATTTTGAACGCAACATTTAAACTGTCCATACATGTAGTCTACATGGCTGAAGCATCAAAGCgtatgtgatgtcatcaactTTTATACAACACAAAACTTCCCTTTacaaaagagaaagaaaagacaagaaaattcTTGAAACGTAATGTAGAGCAGGATTATGCATATTTGAAACTTCAATCGTATTCTGTGTTGCATTGTGTTACAGGTTCACAGTTAACTTCCAATGTGGCCAAGCGGGGCGTAACATTCCATTCCATTTTGATGTCCGTCTGAACGAACGTTGTATAGTTGGTAACTCAATGCAGAAGAATGCCTGGGGTAGTGAGATCCGAGTGCATAACGTGCCATTTAGACCTGGCCAGAACTTTGACTTGAGGATTCGCTGTGGCCCAAAGAAGTACAAGGTACGGGAAGCATGTATGTAATAAACCGTTCTACTATTTGTATCATTCATCACCTAAGGcttgaaaaagaagaagcatTTCCTTATTTTCAATCTTTCTTTCCTAGGCGTTTGTTGCTAACCAGTTGCTGATGGAGTTCCCACATCGTATTTTACCAACGGAGAAGGCTGTCTTGTTGAATATCACAGGCGATGTCAGGTTGACGTGCGTacggttttaaaacatttgaaaggTGAGTTCATAAGCAGGCCTGGGCTATACTTGATATCCTGAGTGAACGAAATGTCAGCCTTTACTCTTCAAGTTCAACTTGATGCCGTACTCACTGGTGTTTGAAAGCTTGATTCATTTTGTAATCTTGCTACTTTGTGGAGGCAGATGTTGAGCTGTTAGTTTGCGAAGAACAGTAGCATGGTACACCCTTCTAAACCATATTTTGAAATTAATATAGCAACTATCTAGTTTCCATCAAGCCTTTCTCTTATATCTTTTTAGGTCCTAGGGTGCAACTTCCTCATCTACCACGGAATCATCTACTTTGCCATGTACTTATTTGGACAATTTGTGATTACCATTAATAATTGGTGCTTGATTTGAAACCGAACTTCCAAGATTGCGAATTAGCCTGCTGAGTGTAATATTTGTGTTGTGCTGGGATAAAATTCTTCCATTTCTTCTGTGGGAATTATGGCCACCACTAAAAAAAAGAGGGAAACAAAAGGTTGTAAGTGGCAGATTTGTTTATGTCCCTTAGATACTACAAAAAACATTGTAGAAGTAGGACAAGGTTTCTCTGGCAACTCATTATTCCTCAACATGATGAGATGCCTGAAATTTAGGAATGTTCTACCCTTGAGAATGATCTTAAAATTTGATTGCTTATATCAAGAATAAAACTATGCATTCTTGCTTGTATccaaaaattgatgaaaacagGTGCTATTTTTGTATAGAAATTTATGTTGTTTCCTGTATGATTAGGTTTATGAAATACATAATGGAGGTTTGTAATCATTCATATGCCAAGAGTTATACTTAACTTTCTCTAAAGATGGAGAGATGGCTGCGATTTTCACTAGGACGTGCATTTTTCGGGATGTCCAAAATATGT
Above is a window of Lineus longissimus chromosome 3, tnLinLong1.2, whole genome shotgun sequence DNA encoding:
- the LOC135485458 gene encoding probable inactive tRNA-specific adenosine deaminase-like protein 3 isoform X1, yielding MADSSKRVKGDDTDHDARQNQLMEIEPVLDDSITQPISMINMFGAFVADKKLTSKLIRELSQQLPLGDFSHLRRVKKAASGDLMILLCPVQDHTHLATLDELLADKPISRSGLGALEIVQVASVEPKTRKQFKECNVHWPLSFHEDKRLERILNRDFFSQDEILKIENHAKKALEAAMAAKDKGEEPVGAVIVDPLADEVVAVSHSLCSRHPLHHAVMVAIDLVGKSQGGGTYSYKDSYLYSRSAPPLKRDDKSGPYLCTGYDLYVTREPCVMCAMALVHSRMNRVFYVSRQCNGALGSRYKLHVNKGLNHHYEVFRIKGLADDSIRKS
- the LOC135485458 gene encoding probable inactive tRNA-specific adenosine deaminase-like protein 3 isoform X2; translated protein: MILLCPVQDHTHLATLDELLADKPISRSGLGALEIVQVASVEPKTRKQFKECNVHWPLSFHEDKRLERILNRDFFSQDEILKIENHAKKALEAAMAAKDKGEEPVGAVIVDPLADEVVAVSHSLCSRHPLHHAVMVAIDLVGKSQGGGTYSYKDSYLYSRSAPPLKRDDKSGPYLCTGYDLYVTREPCVMCAMALVHSRMNRVFYVSRQCNGALGSRYKLHVNKGLNHHYEVFRIKGLADDSIRKS
- the LOC135484609 gene encoding uncharacterized protein LOC135484609, with amino-acid sequence MEEKENCVKSRRGIPILTKKRFFSVKPNPKSLKSASKKAEIAEISEKKDAKKAAPSLANSQASFAAGLRGKSQQPRVVSGKRGTLTPGPGWKGRLWKTPKSILKRKNADYDVAFAKTTGHKQKGLKDATNIEGNRRHVSLKLDFKDGTKRESPKTDNALKNVDKEEVVSVAVGNGVTVEMVFDAGGDETKNNKGHNDSSILSDIQSLSLDISDMTENKENPTPDTSTPDAVTIAEDLNSKKDFAVNTQKRDGVRKLQKLQSVQEMGDTNVDKRVPEKNKKPLTRSATFSGPASRRNVKPASDSSKPQYGGYNRGIRRYSDLKKSEEELIQKNAHLEAKLMESSMRIHDLETSLSETTGRFNEVEHEHFELREELEAKEKYFNETLEKKERFYMKENERLQERLDLCVEKLIQLKIDPVSLESMERTQSQAEKEAFIQARLEARVQCKIFQQKLDSFIRCSEERFNDLMSKDFENFHQAAKEIDVQPEDDIDCCDDPPKVVNSEESVQNGHIIVPSKGDSFANGNGLDSVPQTEQCEVQPFEFGNASFDISPSGEGCSESLFEGSSEQIHTEGLPESSL
- the LOC135484610 gene encoding galectin-4-like, producing MAYSGHALPGGAIYEIANPHMPYSGPVRGPLIHGSMIFIRGHIQQGCSRMVINLEAANGDIVLHINPRFNDGAIVRNTCQGNWGGEERSGGMPLQQGGQFECIILVQEGHYKIAFNGQHFTDYHHRMAKESVTLLKVDGDLRLNNITFQGVPQPPPYMGAPDPYARMCKMPEPSPGVPGFPYAMGKVAPPENPPQYGVPSYGTPAGQVPQPGGYAPPPSGGYAPPSCPSGGYAPPSKGGYAPPSGGYAPPSCPSGGYAPPSKGGYAPPSEVGNTPPSKGGYAPPSQPPYQPPGYGPAPVPGKPGPGGPPIYNPPVPFLGNLSGGMHAGRDVHISGIPNHGAQRFTVNFQCGQAGRNIPFHFDVRLNERCIVGNSMQKNAWGSEIRVHNVPFRPGQNFDLRIRCGPKKYKAFVANQLLMEFPHRILPTEKAVLLNITGDVRLTCQGPFAVDLPDGHMQHKNSVVIKGVPKDGAERFSVNLQCDHEAHDIPFHFDARLAYGNDNKVIIGNNKEGGSWCSEERCNDCPFEAGEPFTIKIKCGKAAYKVKVNDQKIMRFPYRVDKECVHTLSIDGDVILESVKA